The sequence below is a genomic window from Clostridia bacterium.
TTCTTCTCGCCAATGATCACGAGAAAGCCCACGGTCGATGTCCGCGCCGTAGCGGTTTGTGGCGTGGTGGAAGCGGCGGCGCCAATTCCGATTATCGTGCTGAATCCGACCTGCCCTCACTCCTTCCAAATCAGTGGCAGTGCGAGTTTGAAAGTGGTTGGCGGGCCGAACAAGAGCGTGCAAGTCAACTCCAGCAATACTGCTTGCGCTGCGGCTACTATCAATTCTGCAGGGCAATGTGCCGGCAATGGCAAGATTGATCTCACACAGGCTGGGTTCGATTTCAACGGTTCAACCTTCGGCGTCTTTGGGGCTCCCGCTGCGGCTCCTTCGAACTTTCTGCCAGGCACGGCGGGCTCGTGGGCCTCCCCTTCGTCGCCAATCTCCGATCCTTTTGCCAGAGTCCCCGCACCGGCAATTCCGGATAAGGCACCCGATCCGAGCCCGGTTGCGTACTTAGAGCACGGGTGTCCCGATCACGCGGGATGCATGGAATTTAAACCGGGTCGATACGATGCACCGATCGTCGTTGAGCACCAGTCAGCGATCTTCGAGCCTGGGTTGTATTACATCAAACCCACCAACTTCGCAGGTGCGGATAACGTAGACTGCGCGAAACCGGGCTCCGGATGCACGCCTGGTCCCAAAGGCAAGTGCCGTGCGAGCCTCTACGTCGGAACGGGATCGGTGGTGAGACCCAGCGACCCAGTCACGTCGCCTGGCGACGGCAGTGGCGGCGTCACTTTCTATTTGTCTGGCTCAGCTGCCACTGGCTACGGTTCCGTGGTGATCACGTCCTCGGGAAGCGGTCCTGGCGGCCATACGATCGATCCATACAACACCGCGAACGTGATATGTCCTGGCGGGAAGCCTATTGACTCAAGAGTCGGTCTTCCCGCGAGCATGTCCGGAAACGTGCTTCTGGGGCCGTGCACAAAACGTGGCACCTACATCGGTGCTCCGGGTGAGGAAATCGGGACGGGACGCGGTCTCCTAATTTTTCAGGATCGCGCTAATGGCGATCAGAATGGACAATCTAGTTTGCAGGGCAACGGCGGCCTCGTGCTCTCAGGCACGCTTTATGCGCACAATTGCACTGGCACCCCTTGCAAGCAGCCGCCCGCCGATTACAACGCGTTCCTGCAACTTCAGGGTACTCCCGGAACCGGCACGTACGTCCTGGGCGAGATTGTTGCCGATCAACTGAACGAGGCCGGCAACGGTGACATCACTATGCAGCTCTCGCCTGACGCCATTCTTGAAATATTGAAAGTCCAACTTCTGCGTTAACGAAGGGCAGAACACTGGCAGCGACTGGGCTTAGTCCGTGTGTAGCACCCGACGACAGCGGCGATGCACTCTTCCTGCGCACGGAGATCACGCACGCCTGGCCTTCTCGCGGCCTGCTCTATTCGCTGCTAATCCATCAGGTCATGTTTGCGGCATCGCTGCTCGTGCCTTGGAACTACTGGATTCCTGTTCCGGTCGAAACGAACTCCGTTGAACTTATCGTTCGGCAGCACGAAGTTGTGTATCTGCCGGCTCTAGGCAACGCTGCCGCGCCGCCTGCCTCGGCTCCCCCGGCGCGGAAAAAGGATGGCGCTCCCGGCAGTGCCTCCGGCGAAGCAGCACAGCAGAAGCCCTTCAGCGGACCGATCTACAAAGGGCCGCAAGTCGTGATTTCGAACCCGCCACGGCCGGACAACTATGTTCAGACCATCCGCCAGCCGGACCTCGCAAAGGCTCCGAAGTTTCCGTTTCCTCTGCGGTTGCCGGATGTCGTGATGGTAGCTCCATCCGTTCCAGCGCTCGCTCCGCAGCAACGCCCTTCGGTTCTGGTGGTCCGCGAATCGCCGCAGGGAGTTGCAGCACCGGTGCCGCTTCTGCAATTGTCGGCAGAAATCCCCAAGCTGCCGCCATTGCCGACTGGCAACTTGCAAGCCGAATTGCCGGCGCCACCGAGTCCGCCATCAACCTCCGTCGCCAAGGGCGCGAAGCCCGCCCAGCAGGAACGCTCTGCCGCGAACAACCCCGACGCGGCCGACACTCGCAACCTGCTGGT
It includes:
- a CDS encoding pilus assembly protein TadG-related protein, encoding MQGSTTFQRRRSRFHGESGQTTILVVLALGLFLLGFAGLAVDFTSLWFHRQMAQGAADAACQAGAMNMLLVAEGAGTPTAGFTPGEPFSCSATPGAVPCKYAALNGYTAAALADNVPGNELQVSFPASVDGVTTPPATAAAVAFMRVDLIDRVKVFFSPMITRKPTVDVRAVAVCGVVEAAAPIPIIVLNPTCPHSFQISGSASLKVVGGPNKSVQVNSSNTACAAATINSAGQCAGNGKIDLTQAGFDFNGSTFGVFGAPAAAPSNFLPGTAGSWASPSSPISDPFARVPAPAIPDKAPDPSPVAYLEHGCPDHAGCMEFKPGRYDAPIVVEHQSAIFEPGLYYIKPTNFAGADNVDCAKPGSGCTPGPKGKCRASLYVGTGSVVRPSDPVTSPGDGSGGVTFYLSGSAATGYGSVVITSSGSGPGGHTIDPYNTANVICPGGKPIDSRVGLPASMSGNVLLGPCTKRGTYIGAPGEEIGTGRGLLIFQDRANGDQNGQSSLQGNGGLVLSGTLYAHNCTGTPCKQPPADYNAFLQLQGTPGTGTYVLGEIVADQLNEAGNGDITMQLSPDAILEILKVQLLR